From the genome of Isachenkonia alkalipeptolytica, one region includes:
- a CDS encoding alpha-galactosidase, which yields MISCDNNLFTLKTQNTAYLFYRTPSGHLEHFHYGESIDLETPEAFMQKNEHLPGNAIGYGMEPDAEGKDLAGKPNAEKLNGPGEEVASLNLENLSLEMSTLGKGDIREPLIRLRQEDGSETSDFLYQEHEIYKGKKDYEGLPSSQGKKEEVQTLVIVLKDRNSDVVLKLLYHVYEAVDVITRSSRFVNAGQSKVRLDRLLSTQVDFQNHHYNMVTFTGAWAREMEKKVQPCEGGKLISSTLAGVSSNRANPFFMIAAKESTEEYGDCYGFNLVYSGNHYSVAEVSAYGKLRVATGINPEDFSLELNPGEEFQSPEAVMTYAKNGFNGLSQNMHNFIRRHIVRGTWQWKERPVLFNSWEAAYFKINEKKLLQLGKKAKKVGIELFVLDDGWFGKRNNDQSSLGDWQVNKKKLPRGLKRLSEKINEMGMDFGIWVEPEMISKDSDCYRRHPDWAVKIPGKPHAQGRNQMILDLTNKEVQQYLIDSMRRVFSDGNIRYVKWDMNRIFSDVYSPTLEKEKRESFSHRYILGLYHVLETLVGEFPHILFEGCASGGNRFDLGILSYMPQIWASDNTDAISRLSIQEGYSYGYPLSVLGAHVSDCPNHQTLRKVPEKTRYHVACYGVLGYECNLGDASKERLGEIQEEIALYKKWRRVYQFGDFYRISRRNLKSWMVVSKNKKKGVGSLFQILAEANRPDLLFRGKGLLPDEIYHFYNIPMSHNLKVFGDLINTASPVHIKDGSLPQDVIAKFYKLKGEEEDYRIRGSALCRRGISLKQGFIGTGFNEQVRLFQDFASRTYYMEAEEKSEN from the coding sequence ATGATTTCCTGTGACAACAATTTATTCACCCTGAAAACCCAAAATACGGCTTATCTTTTTTATCGCACTCCTTCGGGACATCTCGAACATTTTCATTACGGAGAGTCCATTGATTTAGAAACCCCCGAGGCATTCATGCAAAAAAATGAGCATTTGCCCGGAAATGCTATAGGCTACGGTATGGAGCCAGATGCCGAAGGAAAAGACTTAGCTGGAAAACCCAATGCCGAAAAATTAAATGGCCCTGGGGAAGAGGTTGCTTCATTGAACTTGGAAAACCTTTCCTTGGAGATGAGTACCCTGGGAAAAGGAGATATTAGAGAACCTTTAATAAGACTGAGGCAGGAAGACGGCAGTGAAACTTCCGACTTTTTATACCAAGAGCACGAAATATATAAAGGAAAAAAAGATTATGAGGGTCTTCCCAGTTCCCAGGGAAAAAAAGAGGAGGTACAGACCCTTGTGATAGTATTAAAGGATCGAAACAGCGATGTGGTGCTTAAACTTTTATACCATGTATATGAAGCTGTGGACGTGATTACAAGAAGTAGTCGCTTCGTTAATGCCGGACAATCCAAAGTTCGGCTGGACCGATTGTTGAGCACTCAAGTGGATTTTCAGAACCATCACTATAATATGGTAACCTTTACCGGGGCCTGGGCTCGGGAAATGGAGAAAAAAGTGCAGCCCTGTGAAGGGGGAAAACTTATAAGCAGTACCCTCGCTGGGGTATCCAGCAACCGTGCCAATCCTTTTTTTATGATTGCTGCAAAAGAGTCTACCGAGGAATACGGGGACTGTTACGGCTTTAATCTTGTTTATAGCGGGAATCACTACAGTGTGGCAGAGGTCAGTGCCTATGGAAAACTTCGGGTGGCAACGGGAATAAATCCCGAAGATTTTTCTTTAGAGCTTAATCCAGGAGAGGAGTTTCAAAGCCCCGAAGCGGTAATGACTTATGCAAAGAATGGGTTTAACGGACTTAGCCAAAACATGCATAACTTCATCCGTCGCCATATCGTGCGGGGCACCTGGCAGTGGAAAGAAAGACCGGTGCTCTTTAACAGCTGGGAGGCCGCTTATTTTAAAATCAATGAAAAAAAACTTTTGCAACTGGGGAAAAAAGCGAAAAAGGTGGGCATTGAGCTCTTCGTTCTAGATGATGGATGGTTCGGCAAACGGAACAATGACCAAAGCTCTTTAGGAGATTGGCAGGTGAATAAAAAGAAGCTTCCCCGAGGATTAAAGAGACTTTCCGAGAAGATCAATGAAATGGGCATGGATTTTGGCATTTGGGTAGAGCCGGAGATGATCAGTAAAGACAGCGATTGTTATCGGAGACATCCGGACTGGGCGGTGAAGATTCCGGGGAAACCCCATGCCCAGGGACGGAATCAAATGATTCTCGACCTTACCAATAAAGAAGTACAGCAGTATCTTATTGATTCCATGAGAAGGGTGTTCTCCGATGGAAATATACGTTATGTGAAATGGGATATGAATCGGATTTTTTCCGATGTTTATTCTCCAACTTTAGAAAAGGAGAAGAGGGAAAGCTTTTCCCATCGCTATATTTTAGGTCTCTACCACGTACTGGAAACCTTGGTTGGAGAGTTTCCCCACATTCTGTTTGAGGGATGCGCCTCGGGGGGAAACCGTTTTGACCTCGGGATCCTTTCCTATATGCCCCAAATCTGGGCCAGTGACAATACCGATGCCATTAGCCGTTTAAGCATTCAGGAAGGCTACAGTTATGGATATCCCCTGTCTGTTTTGGGTGCCCATGTATCCGACTGTCCTAACCACCAAACCCTACGGAAAGTGCCGGAAAAAACTCGATACCATGTGGCTTGTTACGGTGTTTTAGGGTATGAATGTAACCTAGGAGATGCATCAAAGGAACGGCTAGGGGAGATTCAAGAGGAAATCGCCCTGTATAAAAAGTGGCGAAGGGTATATCAGTTCGGAGACTTTTATCGGATCTCTCGAAGAAATCTGAAAAGCTGGATGGTTGTCTCTAAGAACAAGAAAAAAGGGGTGGGGAGTCTCTTTCAAATCCTGGCAGAAGCCAATCGCCCGGATCTTCTCTTTCGGGGAAAGGGGTTATTGCCTGATGAAATCTATCATTTTTACAATATTCCCATGAGTCATAACCTGAAGGTCTTTGGAGACCTGATCAATACCGCATCTCCCGTGCATATTAAGGACGGATCCCTACCTCAGGATGTAATCGCGAAGTTTTACAAACTGAAAGGGGAAGAGGAGGATTACCGTATTCGGGGCAGTGCCCTTTGTCGTCGGGGAATTTCCTTAAAACAGGGTTTTATCGGTACAGGATTTAATGAACAGGTGCGTTTGTTTCAGGACTTTGCTTCCAGGACCTATTATATGGAGGCGGAGGAGAAAAGCGAGAACTGA
- the galE gene encoding UDP-glucose 4-epimerase GalE, which produces MAVLVTGGAGYIGSHTVQYLQDRDEEIIVVDNLQSGYHDAVKVKAFYSIDLRNEQELDRVFKEHHISGVIHFAANSLVGESMEKPYEYYHNNVFGMMTLLKVMKDHGTNKIVFSSTAATYGEPKESPITENFPLNPTNPYGETKLAMEKMMKWFDRGYGIRYVSLRYFNAAGAHYSGLIGEAHEPETHLIPLILQVPLGKRKKVYIFGDDYDTKDGTCIRDYIHVMDLASAHGKAMDYLRKGNPSEVFNLGNGKGYSVKEVINTARVITDHWIPAEVEQRRPGDPAVLVASSRKAKEILGWNPRYEELGTIIEDAWRWHKNNPDGY; this is translated from the coding sequence ATGGCAGTATTAGTGACGGGAGGCGCAGGGTATATCGGAAGTCACACAGTGCAATATCTACAGGATAGGGATGAGGAAATCATAGTGGTGGATAACCTTCAAAGCGGCTATCATGATGCTGTAAAGGTTAAAGCATTCTATTCCATTGATCTTCGCAATGAGCAGGAACTAGACCGGGTATTTAAAGAACACCACATCAGCGGAGTAATTCATTTTGCCGCTAATTCCCTTGTGGGAGAAAGTATGGAAAAACCCTATGAATACTATCATAATAATGTGTTCGGTATGATGACCCTCTTAAAGGTCATGAAGGATCACGGTACAAACAAGATTGTTTTCTCTTCCACAGCGGCAACCTATGGGGAGCCTAAGGAATCTCCCATTACTGAAAACTTTCCCCTAAATCCAACCAATCCCTACGGCGAAACCAAGCTTGCCATGGAAAAAATGATGAAATGGTTTGACCGGGGCTATGGTATTCGCTATGTTTCCCTCAGGTATTTTAATGCGGCGGGTGCTCATTACAGCGGACTCATCGGTGAGGCTCATGAACCGGAAACCCATTTAATTCCTCTAATTCTTCAAGTCCCTCTGGGGAAACGGAAAAAAGTTTACATCTTTGGGGATGACTATGACACTAAGGACGGAACCTGTATCCGGGATTATATTCATGTGATGGACCTGGCTTCAGCCCATGGAAAGGCCATGGATTACCTTAGAAAGGGGAATCCTTCGGAAGTTTTTAATCTGGGTAATGGAAAAGGATATTCGGTAAAAGAGGTTATCAACACTGCCCGGGTAATTACGGATCATTGGATTCCTGCAGAAGTGGAACAGCGAAGACCGGGGGACCCGGCCGTACTGGTGGCCTCTTCAAGAAAAGCCAAGGAAATCCTAGGTTGGAACCCACGGTATGAAGAACTTGGAACCATTATCGAGGATGCTTGGCGTTGGCATAAAAACAACCCCGATGGATATTAG
- a CDS encoding aldose epimerase family protein, with amino-acid sequence MSRIVKEELIFEKEKNLKRYRIENFGDLSISILDYGLTIESLKYKGINRVLTLKNPQDYFTNKHFIGSTIGRVAGRLSKGLIDIDGRKHPLDQNAGAHCLHGGFQGLSHKKWKYCGSYPVSVGEGEEELSLEFSTTSKDGEGGFPGNLNIKARFSICKKGKLTMEYFAKTDKKTPITITNHSYFNLNKEPMRTIENHYLIINSREYLQLKEDKIPKVFRGVEGTLFDFRDKRNLGEAIQQLKKSGEEGMDHPFIFHQEEKKLQLLCHLSNTRLAINTTEPCVIVYSGNLLSQDIQFKEQGPGKPFQGVCLETQWYPNALNTDFLPKNFISPQEGYYSKTEYEFQQIE; translated from the coding sequence ATGAGCAGAATCGTGAAGGAAGAACTCATCTTTGAAAAAGAGAAAAACTTGAAACGTTATCGTATAGAGAATTTTGGAGATCTATCGATTAGTATTCTCGATTATGGCCTGACGATTGAATCCCTGAAATACAAAGGGATTAATCGGGTTCTGACATTAAAAAATCCCCAAGATTATTTTACAAATAAACACTTTATTGGATCTACTATCGGAAGAGTTGCGGGACGTTTATCTAAAGGGCTGATCGATATTGATGGTCGGAAACACCCCTTGGATCAAAACGCGGGAGCGCATTGTCTTCATGGAGGTTTTCAAGGACTCTCTCATAAAAAGTGGAAGTATTGCGGGAGTTACCCGGTTAGTGTCGGGGAAGGCGAAGAGGAATTATCCCTGGAGTTTTCAACGACCAGTAAAGATGGGGAGGGAGGATTCCCGGGGAACCTGAATATAAAGGCACGGTTTAGTATTTGTAAAAAAGGAAAACTGACGATGGAATATTTCGCAAAAACCGATAAAAAAACACCGATCACGATAACGAACCATAGCTACTTTAATCTAAATAAAGAACCAATGAGGACCATAGAGAATCATTATTTAATAATCAATAGTAGGGAATACTTACAGTTGAAGGAAGATAAAATACCAAAGGTTTTTCGAGGTGTTGAGGGCACACTTTTCGATTTTCGCGATAAAAGGAATCTGGGAGAGGCCATACAGCAATTAAAGAAAAGTGGTGAAGAAGGAATGGATCACCCCTTTATTTTTCATCAAGAAGAAAAAAAACTTCAGTTGTTATGTCATCTGAGCAACACCCGGTTAGCCATAAATACGACAGAACCTTGTGTAATAGTCTATTCCGGAAACCTTCTTAGTCAGGATATTCAATTTAAAGAGCAGGGTCCTGGTAAACCCTTTCAAGGGGTCTGCTTGGAAACCCAATGGTATCCCAATGCTCTTAACACGGATTTTCTGCCCAAAAATTTTATTAGTCCCCAGGAAGGGTATTATAGTAAAACGGAATATGAATTTCAACAGATAGAGTAG
- a CDS encoding glycerophosphodiester phosphodiesterase family protein, protein MKEKLITEEMKWLKECYIAHRGYHCPISAPENSMGAFSRAVDEGFAIELDIQFTKDQEVVVFHDGHLERMTGYAKKVRDCTWDEIRSLTLLNSKEKIPLLKDVLEYIDGRVPLLSEIKNRRRVGRPERKTNELLQDYEGKFAIQSFNPYSVGWFKEHSPRIIRGQISGSFKKKQLTLYKKFLLNHLLLNHVSNPHFINYDIRYLSNLPMRIRKMKGSIILGHTAKNSKEYKNTLEEITNVVFEGFNPKKMTAGRRNCHL, encoded by the coding sequence ATGAAAGAGAAACTGATCACAGAAGAAATGAAATGGCTAAAAGAGTGCTATATTGCTCATAGAGGATATCATTGTCCTATAAGTGCGCCGGAAAACTCTATGGGAGCTTTTTCCAGAGCCGTGGATGAGGGTTTTGCCATCGAGCTTGACATCCAATTCACAAAAGATCAAGAAGTGGTGGTATTTCATGACGGTCATTTAGAGAGAATGACAGGGTATGCTAAAAAAGTAAGGGACTGTACATGGGATGAAATCCGATCCCTCACTTTGTTGAATTCAAAGGAGAAAATCCCTCTCTTAAAGGACGTATTAGAGTACATTGACGGCAGGGTCCCTTTATTGAGTGAAATCAAAAATCGAAGAAGAGTTGGCAGGCCGGAAAGAAAGACCAATGAACTATTACAGGATTACGAAGGGAAATTTGCGATTCAATCCTTTAATCCCTATTCCGTTGGATGGTTTAAAGAGCATTCTCCGAGAATCATCCGGGGACAAATCTCCGGAAGCTTTAAAAAGAAACAACTAACCCTGTATAAAAAATTCCTACTGAATCATTTACTACTGAACCATGTAAGTAATCCTCATTTTATCAATTATGACATCAGATACTTGTCCAATCTTCCCATGCGAATACGAAAGATGAAAGGGAGCATCATTCTGGGCCACACCGCAAAGAACTCAAAAGAGTATAAGAATACACTGGAAGAAATCACAAATGTGGTGTTTGAAGGGTTCAATCCTAAAAAGATGACAGCGGGACGGAGAAATTGTCATCTCTAA
- a CDS encoding DEAD/DEAH box helicase — MESQFTDYELSSEILKAVSLLNFESPTKVQELVIPATLKERDIIVKSQTGSGKTAAYGIPICELVDWGENKPQALIMVPTRELAMQAKEDLFNIGRFKRVKVSAIFGQSPFNSQRKELREKTHIVVGTPGRIIDHLTRGTFDLSMVKYLVIDEADEMLNMGFIEDIETIISGVSKGRVTQLLSATMPERIETLASEYMKDPIITKIEEENTAVDRIIQEKYEVGQRDKKKLLRDITVVENPDSCIIFCNTQQSVDEVYEELYELGYTCSEIHGGIEQDDRLRIMKDFKKGAFRYLVATDVAARGIDIEDISLVINFDVPREKESYIHRIGRTGRVSKEGKAITFVTEYESRYLRAIEQEIDRKIPFKEGPGAEKVENSEEEFAQKIKNPPEEKESKGDPLSKEILKLHINAGKKTKMRPVDIVGTLCSIEGMTAGDIGIINVLDVSTFVEILNNKGELVLEELQNRPIKGRLRKVSKAER; from the coding sequence ATGGAATCACAATTTACGGATTATGAGTTAAGTAGTGAAATTTTAAAGGCGGTAAGCCTACTAAATTTCGAGAGTCCGACAAAGGTTCAGGAGTTGGTGATCCCGGCGACACTAAAGGAAAGGGACATCATCGTAAAATCCCAAACCGGAAGCGGAAAGACCGCAGCTTATGGCATTCCCATTTGTGAGTTGGTGGACTGGGGTGAAAACAAACCCCAGGCATTAATCATGGTTCCCACCAGAGAACTTGCTATGCAGGCCAAGGAAGATCTTTTCAATATCGGCAGGTTTAAGCGGGTCAAGGTATCGGCGATTTTCGGTCAGTCTCCCTTTAACAGTCAAAGGAAAGAGCTTCGGGAGAAAACCCATATCGTAGTTGGAACTCCAGGACGAATTATTGACCATCTGACAAGGGGCACTTTTGATTTATCAATGGTAAAATACCTTGTAATCGATGAAGCTGATGAAATGCTGAACATGGGATTTATCGAAGATATCGAGACTATTATATCCGGTGTGTCAAAGGGGCGGGTTACCCAGTTGTTGTCAGCGACGATGCCCGAAAGAATCGAGACATTGGCAAGTGAATATATGAAAGATCCTATTATTACCAAGATCGAAGAGGAAAATACAGCGGTGGATCGGATCATCCAGGAAAAATATGAGGTTGGCCAAAGAGACAAGAAAAAACTCTTAAGGGATATCACTGTCGTGGAAAATCCGGACAGTTGTATCATATTTTGCAATACCCAGCAAAGTGTGGATGAGGTTTACGAGGAGTTGTATGAGCTGGGATATACCTGCAGTGAAATTCATGGGGGAATCGAACAGGACGACAGGTTGCGAATCATGAAGGATTTTAAAAAAGGAGCCTTTCGATACCTTGTGGCTACCGATGTTGCAGCTCGCGGCATTGATATTGAGGATATTTCCCTTGTGATTAATTTTGATGTTCCCCGGGAAAAAGAAAGTTATATACACAGGATTGGTCGTACGGGAAGGGTGAGCAAAGAAGGAAAAGCGATCACCTTTGTTACCGAATATGAAAGCCGGTACCTGCGGGCCATCGAACAGGAAATAGACAGGAAAATTCCTTTCAAAGAGGGACCGGGAGCGGAAAAAGTGGAAAACTCTGAAGAAGAGTTTGCTCAAAAGATCAAAAACCCACCGGAAGAGAAGGAAAGCAAAGGAGATCCCTTAAGCAAGGAAATACTAAAACTCCATATAAATGCAGGAAAAAAGACTAAAATGCGACCAGTAGATATTGTTGGTACCCTTTGCAGCATTGAGGGAATGACTGCAGGGGATATCGGAATCATCAATGTGCTTGATGTGTCCACCTTTGTAGAAATACTGAACAATAAGGGAGAGCTGGTCCTTGAGGAATTACAAAACCGTCCCATTAAGGGAAGACTTCGTAAGGTCAGCAAAGCCGAGAGATAG